The genomic interval GCCGAGCAGCGCGGTGCGCGGCAGATCTACGGCGAGATCGCCGGTCACGCCGCCACGCTGGATCCGCCGCCTGGTCCCGGCGGCGAATCCGGATTGCGCCGGGCCCTGGAGCTCGCACTGCGGGACGCGGGCTGCTCGGCCGCGGAGATCGACGTCGTCTTCGCCGATGCCGCCGGAATCACGGCGCTGGATCGCAGCGAGGCCGCCGCCATCACCGCGGTGTTCGGCGCCCGCGCCGTACCGGTCACCGCGCCGAAAACGATGACGGGCCGGCTGTATTCCGGGGCGGCCCCACTCGATCTGGCCGCCGCGTTCCTGTCGATCCGCGACCGCGTGATCCCGCCGACCATCGGCAGCTCACTGGCCGAGGAATACGAACTCGACCTGGTCACTACGGCACGGGAGGCGCCGGTCCGCACCGCGCTCGTGCTGGCTCGTGGTGCGGGCGGCTTCAACTCCGCGATGGTCGTGCGCGGTCCTGGTCGAAACCTCAACTGACGAAAGGAAAGTCATGCCATTCACCCTCGAAGATCTCCGGCGCATCCTGCGGGAGGGCTCCGGCGACACCGGCCTGCTGGACGGCGACATCGACGAGCTCGAGTTCGAAGAACTCGGCTACGAATCGCTGGCACTGCTGGAGACGACCGGCCGCATCAAACGCGAATTCGGCGTCGCCCTCGACGACGAGGAGGCGGCCGCGGCGAGTACGCCGCGGGCCCTGGTGGCCCTGGTCAACGCGCACCTGCTCGGCGCCTCCCAGCCCGGCTGAAGCCAAAACCTCTATTAGACAAGGAGATTCGCTATGTCTCGAGACGACAGGGTGGCATTGGTCACCGGCGCGACCAGCGGCATCGGCTTGGCGTCGGTACGGCAACTGGCCGAGCAGGGACACCGGGTGTTTCTCTGCGCCCGCGACAAGGAAGCCGTCAGCGATACCGTGGCGCGATTACGCGACGCGGGCCTCGACGTCGACGGCACTACCGCCGATGTTCGTTCGCAGGAGGACATTTCGGCCCTGGTACGCGCGGCGGTCGACCGGTTCGGTCCGATCGACGTGCTGGTCAACAACGCGGGCCGCAGTGGGGGCGGGGTGACCGCCGACATCCCGGACGAACTGTGGTTCGACGTGATCGCGACCAACCTGCACAGCGTCTTCCTGATCACCCGCGAAGTTCTCACCAGCGGCGGGATGCGCGCGAAGCAGCGCGGCCGAATCATCAACATCGCCTCCACCGCCGGAAAACAGGGCGTCGTGCTCGGTGCGCCCTATTCGGCGTCCAAACACGGCGTCGTCGGCTTCACCAAGGCACTCGGCAACGAGCTGGCTCCGACCGGGATCACCGTCAACGCGGTCTGCCCGGGGTACGTGGAAACGCCCATGGCGCAACGAGTCCGGAGCGGATACGCCGAGGCCTGGGACACCACCGAAGACGCCATCCTGGCGAAATTCCAGGCCAAGATCCCGCTCGGTCGCTATTCGACGCCGCAGGAGGTCGCGGGCCTGGTCGGCTACCTGGCCTCCGACCTCGCCGCCTCCATCACCGCACAGGCACTCAATGTCTGTGGGGGCCTGGGCAACTTCTGATTTCGACCACCTGATTCGAAGGAAAAGTCATGAGCGCACACACGCGTGAGGTCGAGCACGCCATCACCGTGCAGGCACCGGCCGGTGAGGTCTATCGCATGCTCGCCGAGGTGGAGAACTGGCCGCGGTTGTTCCCGCCGTCGGTCTACGTCGATCGGATCGAGCAGACCGGCAACGAGGAACGCATCCGGATCTGGGCGACGGCCAACGGTGTACCCAAGAACTGGGTGTCACGGCGCGTCCTGGACCCGGAGTCTCATCGAATCACGTTCTGGCAGGAGGTTTCCGCGCCGCCGGTAGCGCAGATGAACGGCACCTGGATCATCGAGGACCAGGGCGAGCGGCGGACCCGGCTACGGCTGCTGCACAGCTATCGCGCGGTCGACGACGATCCAGCGGGGCTGGACTGGATCGAGCGGGCGGTCGACGAGAACAGCAGGGCCGAATTACCCGGCTTGAAGGCGGCGGTCGAGTCGGCCGTGCGGACCAGCGAGCTGACCCTGTCCTTCGTGGATTCGGTCCAGGTCAACGGCTCGGCCAAGGACATGTTCGACTTCGTCAACGAGGCGAACCGGTGGACCGAGCGGTTGCCGCACGTCGACGCCGTCGAGCTGACCGAGTCCGCTCCGGGCCTGCAGGTGCTGCGCATGCAGACCCTGACCAAGGACGGTTCGAGTCACACCACCGAGTCGGTCCGGGTCTGCTTCCCGCACCACCGCATCGCCTACAAGCAGACAACCCTGCCCGCCCTGATGGATCTGCATACCGGGTACTGGCAGTTCGATGCGGATGCCGACGGCGGCACCACCGCCTCCTCGCAGCACACGGTGATCATCAACGCCGATCGGATCACCGAGATCCTCGGCCCGGACGCTGGCATCGCGGAGGCGCGCACGTTCATCCGCGACGCCCTCGGCAACAACAGTCGCGCCACCTTGGCGCACGCCAAAGCGTATGCGGAAGAACGGCGTTGACCGATGACCGGGCCGGCGGATCTCGACACCGACGTGGTGGTCGTCGGTGCGGGCCCGGTCGGGCTGTTGCTGGCCGGGGACCTGGCACACGGCGGAGTCCGGGTCACGGTGGTCGAGCAGCTGGCCGTACCCACTACCGAATCGCGAGCCTCGACACTGCACGCGCGCACCATGGACCTGCTGGCTGAACGCGGCATACTCGGCCGGCTCGGCCGGCTCGGCCGATTGCCCCAGGGCGGTCCCGGCCACTTCGGTGGCATCCAGCTCGAGCTGACCGATGCCGATCCGGCGCATCCCTATGCGGGCCAATGGAAATGCCCGCAGGCCCGGCTCGAAGCCGTGCTGCAGGACCGGGTCGTCGAGGCGGGTGGTCACGTGGCGCGCGGACAGCGGGTGGTCGGGCTGAGCGTCTCCGATGATCGAGTCCGGGTCGCGATCGTGACCGCCGCGGGCCTGCGGCGGTCGATGGCGGCCGCCTACGTCGTCGGCTGCGACGGCGAGCGGAGCACGGTGCGTGCGCTGGCCGGGTTCGACTTCGCCGGGACCGCGGCCACCAAGGAGATGCTGCGTGCCGACGTGGCCGGGCTCGACCTTCCGTCCCGGCGTTTCGAGCGGCTTGCCAACGGGCTCGCGACCGCCGCGCGCTGGCCCGACGGCAGCACCCGGGTGATGGTGCATGTGTATGGCGCCGAACCCCGGGCGGGGCAGGCCGAACCCGGATTCGACGAGATCGCCGACGCGTGGGCGAAGGTCACCGGTGAAGCCATCGGTCATGGAAATCCACTGTGGTGCAACGTTTTCGACGACACCAGTCGTCAAGTCACCGAGTACCGGCGGGGCCGGGTACTCCTGGCCGGCGATGCCGCCCATCGGCAGCTACCGGTCGGCGGGCAGGCCCTCAACCTCGGCCTGCAGGACGCCGCCGAACTCGGCGGCCGGCTCGCCGGGCGGATCACCGGCACGGGCGGCGACGAACTCCTCGACGGCTACCACCGTGCCCGGCACCGTACCGGCGCCCGCACCTTGACCAACATCCGGGCGCAGACCCTGCTGCTGCTCGGTGGCCCCGAGGTCGAACCGGTCCGGGAGCTGTTCACCGAGCTCATGCGCTCGGACCCGGTCCGCGCCCGGCTGGCGCGCATGATCAGCGGCCTGCCCGAACCAGGCCCGAAACACCCCATCAACCGCAAGGAGACAACCATCATGGGCAGCCTGACGAACAAGACCGCACTGGTCACCGGGTCGAGCCGAGGCATCGGACGGGCCACGGCGCAGCGCCTCGCTGCCAAAGGCGCGCTGGTCGTCGTGCACTACGCGGGCAACGAGACAGCCGCGCGGGAAACCGTCGAGTCGATCGAGAACGACGGCGGCCGAGCGTTTTCCGTTCGTGCCGAGCTGGGTGTGCCCGGCGACGTGCACGAGCTGTTCCTCGGAGTGGAACACGGTCTCAAGGAGCGCACCGGACAGACGACGCTCGACATCCTGATCAACAACGCGGGCGTGACCACCCCGGCGGGAGTCGCCCCGGAAGAGGTGAGCGCCCAGGAATTCGACCGGCTTTTCGCGGTGAACGCCAAAGCGCCGTTCTTCATCGTGCAGCGAGCACTGAGTCTGCTGCCCGACGGCGGCCGCATCGTCAACATCTCTTCTGGGCTGACCCGATTCGCCAATCCCGAGCAGGTGGCCTATTCGATGACAAAGGGCGCGGTCGAGCAGATCACGCTGCACTTCGCCCGCTATCTGGCGCCGCGTGCCATCACGGTCAACAGCGTCGCGCCGGGCATCACCAACAACGGCAGCGCCTTGTTCGACATCCCGGAGGCGGTCGAGCAGATGTCGCAGATATCGGCGTTCAAACGGGTCGGTGAGGCCGTCGAGGTCGCCGACGTGGTGACTTTCCTGGCGACCGACGAGGCGCGCTGGATCACCGGCGCGTTCATCGACGCCACCGGCGGGACGCTACTCGGCTGAATCAGCCGGTCCCGCACCGAGAACAGGAGACCCGATGACCACAGTGCAGGAACCGACACGGTTCACCGACCGGCTCGACGACCTGGACCGGCGCAAGCAGGACGCCCGGTCCGGGCCGGACCAGGCGGCCACCGACCGCCAGCACGCCAAGGGCAAGCTGACCGCCCGCGAACGCATCGATCTGTTGCTGGACCCGGGCACCTTCGTGGAGGTCGAACCGCTGCGGCGGCACCTCGCCACCGGCTTCGGCATGGAGGCTCGACGTCCGTACACCGACGGCGTGGTCACGGGCTGGGGAAAGGTCGACGGGCGCACCGTCTTCGTCTACGCCGCCGATTTCCGCATCTTCGGCGGAGCGCTCGGCGCGGCGCACGCGCAGAAGATCCACAAGATCATGGATATGGCGATCACCGCCGGGGCACCACTGGTGTCGCTCAATGATGGTGCGGGCGCGCGCATTCAGGAGGGTGTCACCGCCCTGGCCGGCTATGGCGGCATCTTCCGGCGCAACACCCGCGCCTCCGGTGTGATTCCGCAGATCAGCGTCATGCTCGGACCCTGCGCCGGGGGCGCGGCATATTCGCCCGCGCTCACCGATTTCGTCTTCGTCGTCCGCGAGATCTCGCAGATGTTCATCACCGGCCCCGAGGTGGTCCGCACAGTGACCGGGGCGAACGTGACCATGGACGGTCTCGGCGGCGCCGATGTGCACGGAAGCACTTCTGGCGTAGCGCATTTCGTCCACGATGACGAGCAGTCCTGCCTGGCGGAGGTGCGGCTGCTGCTCTCGATGCTGCCCGGCAACAACCGGGAGCTGCCGCCGGTGGCTTTCACCGCCGATCCGGCCGACCGGAAAGCGGACGCCCTGCTGGACCTGGTGCCACTGGATGGCAACCGGCCCTACGACATTCGAGAGGTAATCGCCGAAATCGTCGACGACGGTGAGTATCTGGAAGTGCAAGCGTTGTGGGCGGGCAACCTGGTGTGCGCGCTGGCCAGGCTCGACGGTCACGTCGTCGGCGTGGTCGCGAGCCAGCCGATGGTGCTGGCCGGGGTACTCGATATCGACGCGAGCGAGAAAGGCGCGCGGTTCGTGCAGTTCTGCGACGCCTTCAATATTCCGCTGCTGACGTTGGTCGACGTGCCCGGGTTCCTGCCAGGCGTCGACCAAGAACACGGCGGCATCATCCGGCGCGGCGCGAAGCTGCTCTACGCCTACTGCAACGCCACCGTGCCGCGAGTCTCGCTGGTCTTGCGCAAGGCGTATGGCGGGGCGTACATCGTGATGGACTCGCTGTCCATCGGTACGGATCTGGCGCTGGCCTGGCCGACCAACGAGATCGCGGTAATGGGTGCCGAGGCCGCCGCCGACGTGGTGTTTCGCCGGGAGATCGCGGCCGCGGCCGATCCTGCGGCCACTCGCGATCTGAAGATCGCCGAATACCGCAGCGAACTGGTGCATCCGTACTACTCCGCCGAGCGCGGCCTGGTCGACGATGTCATCGACCCCCGCGACACCCGCGGCATCGTGATCCGCGCTTTCGCGATGTTGCAGGGCAAGGACACCGACTTGCCGCGCCGCAAGCACGGGAATCCGCCGCAATGAGCGCCGTATTCCTACGGATCGAGAAGGGCACGGCCGATCCGGTCGAACTCGGGGTGCTCACCGCGCTGCTCTATGCCAGGGCACGCGCCGCCGCAGCCGCTGCCCCGGTGCCGGCGCGCGGCACCGCACGCTGGCGCCGGCTCGAACGACACCCAGGGTTCGCTGATCCCCGGGCCTGGACGAACACCACGACCGGTTGACGAACGGAGCCAGAATATGGATGTCGGACTGCTCTTCGATCTGCGAAATCCCGTCGCCTGGCAGCGGCCCTGGGCCGACCGCTACGCCCGCACCCTCGAGCTCTGCGAAGAAGCGGAGCAGCGCGGCGCGGATGGAGTCTGGTTCACCGAACATCACCTGTTCGACGACGGATACCTACCGCAACCGCTGACCTTCGCCGCCGCGGTCGCGGCCCGCACGCGCACCGTGCGCATCGGCACCGCGGTCGTGCTCCCGGCGCTGCGTGCGCCCGCCCACCTCGCCGAGGAGGCGGCCCTGGTCGACCTGATCAGCGGTGGACGGCTCGAGCTCGGTCTCGGAGCTGGTTACCGGGTGCCCGAATATCAGCTGTTCGGTGCCGATTTCGGCCGCCGGTTCGCCCGCACCGGCGAGAACATCGCCGAGATCCGGCGATTGTGGGAGACCGGCGGCGTCACCCCGGGACCGATACAGCAGCCGGTGCCGCTGTGGGGCGGTTTCTACGGTCCGCGTGGCGCACGCCTGGCGGGCCGGCTCGGCATCGGGCTGCTGCACATCTCCCACGACTTGTTCGCGCACTATCGCGCGGGACTGGCGGAGGGCGGCCATGATCCGGAGACCGCGCGGGTCTCGGACCTGCTTCCGGTGTTGCTCGCCGATGACCCCGAGGCCGCATGGGCCCGCGTCGCCCCGCACCTGGTGCACCAGATGAACTCCTACCGCCAGCTCTCGGTCGAGGGCACCGACCTGCCGCGGCCGCCCCTGCTCGAAGCCGCGGAATTGCGGCAGCGCCCGGCCGACGGTTCATGGGCCGCCCTGGAGATCCTGACGCCGGAGCAGGCGGCCGCGCGGATCCACGAACGGACGGCCGGGCTGCCGGTACGGCACCTGATCTTCTGGGCTGACATCGCCGGGATGCCCGACGATCTGGTTGTCCGCAATATCGAGTTGGTCAGTACGCGACTTCCGCCGCTATTGGAAAAGCAGTTCGCGCAGGGAGGCGCGGTCGATGAACGAATTACCAGCTAGTCCCACGGCGGCGCCGCGCTCACTCGGCCTGTTCCCGGGCCAAGGCTCGCAACGGCCCGGCATGGCGGCCTGGATCACCGACCACCCGGTCGCCGAGAAAGTGCTGCGGCGGGCCGACGAGATCCTCGGGATCCCGCTGCGGAAACTCTGCACAGCGGGGACCGCGGCGGAGTTGCGAGCCACCGACGTCACCCAACCGGCTGTCGTCGCAACGAGTCTCGCGTTGATGGCGGTCCGCAGACAGCGTGGCTGGACACCGGCCGCGGTAGCGGGACACAGCCTGGGCGAATTCACCGCCCTGGCGATTGCCGGTGTCCTGGACGAGGAGTCGGTGCTCCGGCTGGTGCGCCGGCGTGGTGAGTTGATGGCCGAGGTTTCCGCGAGATCAGACGGTGCGATGAGCGCGGTCATCGGCCTGCCCCACGAACAGGTCGAAACCCTGTGCGCGACAGTCGAAGTCGGTCTGGTCGCGGTCGCGAACTACAATCAACCCGCCCAGACTGTGGTTTCCGGCCACACCGTCGCGGTCGCGGCGCTGGAGGACCTCGCCCGCGCCGCGGGCGCCCTGAAGGTGGTGCGGCTCAAGGTAGGCGGCCCATTCCATTGCGCACTCATGGGTGAGATCGCCGACGAATTCGGCGCCGAGCTCGACCGATACACAATGCGTCCGCCGACGATACCCGTCTTCAGCGCGGTCACCGCCGACCACGTCGACGATCCCGCCCAGATCCGAGCTCTCCTGCGCACGCAACTCGTCACCCCTGTGCGCTGGGTGGAGACCATCCGCCGAGCGGTCTCCGAAGGGTACGACGAACTGGTGGAGCTGGGCCCGGGTCAGGTCCTCACCGGCTTCTCCCGCCGCATCGCCCCGTCCATCTCGTCGATGACCGTCTCGGCCCCATAGCACGCTGGCGGAATCTGACCAGCAAACGCGGCCGGAAGCCAGTTGCTCTGACACTGCTCGGATCACACCGACAAGCCCGTCGCCGCCAGGACGGCACCAAGGCAGCCTGAATCAGGACCGGCGTGCCCGTGCTGACCCTGGTCGGCATTGCCGGGGCCGTGCATCCTCGGTGCCGGTGCGCTGGAGTTTCTCGGCGGCATAGCGGGCCGCCCGCCTCATCACCGGCGGTCCCGCACTCGCCGCCAACCCTACCTTGACGAGTCAATGTAATGCCTTTACCTTGGATACTCAAGGTAAAGGGAGGGTGTGCTGTGCATCGACAATCAACGATTCCGGCGATGGTCGAGTTGGCGGCGTCGCTGGGTGTCACGATCCATGATCCGGCGCCGCCTCGGGAGATCGGATTCTCCCGGGCGGACTGCCGGCTGCACGGATTGGATTGGGGTGGAACACGATTCCCGGTACTGCTGCTGCACGGCGGCAGATTGACCGCGCACACTTGGGATTTCGTCTGCCTGGGCCTGCGCGGTGCCGCTCGGTTGGTCGCACTGGATCTGCGTGGACACGGTGACAGCGACTGGTCCGGCGACTACCGCATCGAGACCATGGCGGCGGATGTCGTCGCGGCTGCCGAGTATTTGGGTTTCGACCGGTTCGTGCTGGTCGGAATGTCACTCGGCGGCGTGGTCGCGGCCCACGTCGCCGGCCGGTGGCCCGACCGGGTGCAGCGGCTGGCGCTCATCGATATCGCACCCGGCGTGGACTTCGAAAGCACCCGGCGAATGCGGGCATTCATCACCGGGCTCGGCCCGGTGCGGGAACTCGACACGGTGGTTCGGGCCGCGATGCGGGTCAATCCACGTGCCAACCGAGCGGCGGTCACCTATCGCATGAGCACGCTGTTTCGCCGTGCGCCCCATGGCGATTGGGTGCCGAAGGCCGATCCGAGGCCGCCCGATTTCCCTGCCGTTCTCGCGGCCATCGACCGGCTGCCCGCGCAACTGACCCGGGTGCCGGTGCTCCTGGTGCGTGGCGCACGCAGCAGGGCGCTCCCGCAAGCCGCCGCCGAACAGCTGATCGAGCGCATTCCGGACGGGCAACTCGTGGTAATACCGGACGCGGGGCACAACGTCCAGGAGGACAATCCGGCCGCGCTGGTCACCGCGTTGCGCGCCTTCTTGACCCGCGGACCGTCCAACGATCTGTCGCACACCTGACGCGTGATCGGGTTGCGTGACGACCGGTCGGAGCAGCCCCTGATGAGATCACCGAGGTGTCACAGGCTGCAGCGCGCGTCGACGGGCGGTGCTTGGAGGTCGAGAAGATACGCGTCGACGACGCGGTCGACGCACTCGCTGCCGCCCAGGAGGTAGGC from Nocardia goodfellowii carries:
- a CDS encoding phosphopantetheine-binding protein; this translates as MPFTLEDLRRILREGSGDTGLLDGDIDELEFEELGYESLALLETTGRIKREFGVALDDEEAAAASTPRALVALVNAHLLGASQPG
- the fabG gene encoding 3-oxoacyl-ACP reductase FabG encodes the protein MSRDDRVALVTGATSGIGLASVRQLAEQGHRVFLCARDKEAVSDTVARLRDAGLDVDGTTADVRSQEDISALVRAAVDRFGPIDVLVNNAGRSGGGVTADIPDELWFDVIATNLHSVFLITREVLTSGGMRAKQRGRIINIASTAGKQGVVLGAPYSASKHGVVGFTKALGNELAPTGITVNAVCPGYVETPMAQRVRSGYAEAWDTTEDAILAKFQAKIPLGRYSTPQEVAGLVGYLASDLAASITAQALNVCGGLGNF
- a CDS encoding aromatase/cyclase, with protein sequence MSAHTREVEHAITVQAPAGEVYRMLAEVENWPRLFPPSVYVDRIEQTGNEERIRIWATANGVPKNWVSRRVLDPESHRITFWQEVSAPPVAQMNGTWIIEDQGERRTRLRLLHSYRAVDDDPAGLDWIERAVDENSRAELPGLKAAVESAVRTSELTLSFVDSVQVNGSAKDMFDFVNEANRWTERLPHVDAVELTESAPGLQVLRMQTLTKDGSSHTTESVRVCFPHHRIAYKQTTLPALMDLHTGYWQFDADADGGTTASSQHTVIINADRITEILGPDAGIAEARTFIRDALGNNSRATLAHAKAYAEERR
- a CDS encoding SDR family oxidoreductase, producing the protein MTGPADLDTDVVVVGAGPVGLLLAGDLAHGGVRVTVVEQLAVPTTESRASTLHARTMDLLAERGILGRLGRLGRLPQGGPGHFGGIQLELTDADPAHPYAGQWKCPQARLEAVLQDRVVEAGGHVARGQRVVGLSVSDDRVRVAIVTAAGLRRSMAAAYVVGCDGERSTVRALAGFDFAGTAATKEMLRADVAGLDLPSRRFERLANGLATAARWPDGSTRVMVHVYGAEPRAGQAEPGFDEIADAWAKVTGEAIGHGNPLWCNVFDDTSRQVTEYRRGRVLLAGDAAHRQLPVGGQALNLGLQDAAELGGRLAGRITGTGGDELLDGYHRARHRTGARTLTNIRAQTLLLLGGPEVEPVRELFTELMRSDPVRARLARMISGLPEPGPKHPINRKETTIMGSLTNKTALVTGSSRGIGRATAQRLAAKGALVVVHYAGNETAARETVESIENDGGRAFSVRAELGVPGDVHELFLGVEHGLKERTGQTTLDILINNAGVTTPAGVAPEEVSAQEFDRLFAVNAKAPFFIVQRALSLLPDGGRIVNISSGLTRFANPEQVAYSMTKGAVEQITLHFARYLAPRAITVNSVAPGITNNGSALFDIPEAVEQMSQISAFKRVGEAVEVADVVTFLATDEARWITGAFIDATGGTLLG
- a CDS encoding acyl-CoA carboxylase subunit beta produces the protein MTTVQEPTRFTDRLDDLDRRKQDARSGPDQAATDRQHAKGKLTARERIDLLLDPGTFVEVEPLRRHLATGFGMEARRPYTDGVVTGWGKVDGRTVFVYAADFRIFGGALGAAHAQKIHKIMDMAITAGAPLVSLNDGAGARIQEGVTALAGYGGIFRRNTRASGVIPQISVMLGPCAGGAAYSPALTDFVFVVREISQMFITGPEVVRTVTGANVTMDGLGGADVHGSTSGVAHFVHDDEQSCLAEVRLLLSMLPGNNRELPPVAFTADPADRKADALLDLVPLDGNRPYDIREVIAEIVDDGEYLEVQALWAGNLVCALARLDGHVVGVVASQPMVLAGVLDIDASEKGARFVQFCDAFNIPLLTLVDVPGFLPGVDQEHGGIIRRGAKLLYAYCNATVPRVSLVLRKAYGGAYIVMDSLSIGTDLALAWPTNEIAVMGAEAAADVVFRREIAAAADPAATRDLKIAEYRSELVHPYYSAERGLVDDVIDPRDTRGIVIRAFAMLQGKDTDLPRRKHGNPPQ
- a CDS encoding acyl-CoA carboxylase subunit epsilon encodes the protein MSAVFLRIEKGTADPVELGVLTALLYARARAAAAAAPVPARGTARWRRLERHPGFADPRAWTNTTTG
- a CDS encoding LLM class flavin-dependent oxidoreductase, with translation MDVGLLFDLRNPVAWQRPWADRYARTLELCEEAEQRGADGVWFTEHHLFDDGYLPQPLTFAAAVAARTRTVRIGTAVVLPALRAPAHLAEEAALVDLISGGRLELGLGAGYRVPEYQLFGADFGRRFARTGENIAEIRRLWETGGVTPGPIQQPVPLWGGFYGPRGARLAGRLGIGLLHISHDLFAHYRAGLAEGGHDPETARVSDLLPVLLADDPEAAWARVAPHLVHQMNSYRQLSVEGTDLPRPPLLEAAELRQRPADGSWAALEILTPEQAAARIHERTAGLPVRHLIFWADIAGMPDDLVVRNIELVSTRLPPLLEKQFAQGGAVDERITS
- the fabD gene encoding ACP S-malonyltransferase, whose product is MNELPASPTAAPRSLGLFPGQGSQRPGMAAWITDHPVAEKVLRRADEILGIPLRKLCTAGTAAELRATDVTQPAVVATSLALMAVRRQRGWTPAAVAGHSLGEFTALAIAGVLDEESVLRLVRRRGELMAEVSARSDGAMSAVIGLPHEQVETLCATVEVGLVAVANYNQPAQTVVSGHTVAVAALEDLARAAGALKVVRLKVGGPFHCALMGEIADEFGAELDRYTMRPPTIPVFSAVTADHVDDPAQIRALLRTQLVTPVRWVETIRRAVSEGYDELVELGPGQVLTGFSRRIAPSISSMTVSAP
- a CDS encoding alpha/beta fold hydrolase; the encoded protein is MVELAASLGVTIHDPAPPREIGFSRADCRLHGLDWGGTRFPVLLLHGGRLTAHTWDFVCLGLRGAARLVALDLRGHGDSDWSGDYRIETMAADVVAAAEYLGFDRFVLVGMSLGGVVAAHVAGRWPDRVQRLALIDIAPGVDFESTRRMRAFITGLGPVRELDTVVRAAMRVNPRANRAAVTYRMSTLFRRAPHGDWVPKADPRPPDFPAVLAAIDRLPAQLTRVPVLLVRGARSRALPQAAAEQLIERIPDGQLVVIPDAGHNVQEDNPAALVTALRAFLTRGPSNDLSHT